A window of Phragmites australis chromosome 2, lpPhrAust1.1, whole genome shotgun sequence genomic DNA:
gccaatgatttcaagcctcatggttcaattataaaataaagtaaGATAATAGCTATTACAAAATGGGTACAACACCTAATACGCtcataacaaattacaatacaaTCCATGTTTCCAACATACTTCATATAACAAACTCACTAGCACCAAAGCTAATACAATCCAATTCGATCGTAGCCTAATAGTTTACCGTCGGGTcggacaagtcctcctgtcatggccggattgcttgcatattttgcacctacgtagtccatcaacagcatctgctgcatccatgtcaccctgaagcctcgtggctctaggccttccaggatccgtgcgtctggccctgggataaggtacccacttaggccccttgATTGCTTTGTAGCTGGATCCGATGTTAAATgaacgcatctttggaagccatgtgctcctcagtgcatcgatcgtgaaatagggtgatacgtattgtgatccATCGTTCccgcccatgtccctgcaagcggccaagatatgggagcacgggatatgatgtagctttggcttattgcatgtgcacttcacctcgtgaggaccaatttgacattgttgcataGTGTCACCCGCACTGTATCCAGAAGTGTACCGACGATgacacatgacctcaaattcattaTTGGTCCggtcgtagatcctagtccgatgaaagtgtgccttactcctccttctggataggatttcctccaccttaggtgcgaaccgcgtgctgcactccattgcagctataccacggtctcgaaagtagtcagccGTCCTATAGAATGTGTGCTCAATTATGGCACACAATGGGAGGccgcgtacaccctttaggacattgttgaatgcctcagctatgttcgttgtcataaTCGTATACCTATTATAAGATACAACAATTTTAGATACAATTTTTTGCGTAACCAAAAGGAAATTACGATCTTTAAAACGCTATGTTCTCACCTGGAACCGTGAGTATCATGGaatagggcccaacgctccgccggctttcccgctatccactggctaaacgtaccaCGCGAAcgactaatgatggtttggccccccaccatttgcgtccgtagatggtcctcctgtgcttcttgctgtgccatcatcttacgaatggtctcatttaactctcgccatatctcgttgaacttcgcctgctggttctgaagacataaccctttgaacctcttcaCAAGACTCTTGTTGTGATACCTTGAGTAAAGGTTCGCacctaagtgtcgcatgcaccatcttctctccacatcaggccacgCAATGGAGGGGTTTGTGCTGGCATGCAgcacatccaatgcatgcaagagGCCCTTATTGCGGTCTGATATGATGCAGACTCGTTCCCTATTACCGAccacacgtgtcctcaccaaggtaatgaaccacaaccaactatcattgttctcactctcaaccaatgCATAAGCGAGAGGAAttatctgattgtttgcatccgccgccatcgctgtcattaggttaccatggtacttgccactaagaaatgtggcatccacacataccacTGGTTTGCAATGCCTGAAAGCTTCGGTGCATTggccaaaggaccagaaaaacctaatgaggtatcgatcaGTGTTGCTGTATGACTCATCAtccagcctgatcggctcatccgccatggcccactgggtcCCGGGGTTGGTCATAGCAATCTTCTGCATCAGCCTCGGTGCGTAGTGATACGAATCTTCGAAACTTCCATacaacatcttcaatgccttctgctttgctcgccacgcggtgtggtaattgatcagcatgcccgtcttagtctgcacctcctccataatggattttggcgacaaacatatgtttgtgccaacaagggtgatgagtagttgggctatgaacctcgcatcaaccgcgtggctcacattcctaatagcctcttcgctgcatgtatgtggggtgtgtctactcagcacaaaatagttctcgtgctttggcttatgggctcgtacgaagtaaggacaagtcGGATGCTTCGTACACCTAACCTCATACTCTGTATGGTTAGATCGggcacacttgtggtcccttcttgtgattacagcatagttgctgataaagtggatgacctcttcccTGTTCCGAAACCGTTGCcccacctggatgtcgctattctgatatccccaattagatagggtgttatactcactgatggtacaatttagcagcccagcaccatgaaagtactggatcgccggcaccgggtcatcattgtcaacACCTTCTTCATCgccactaccaccggcttcatcttCCATGCATTGtgcatctacctcaccatggtccacttcGGGTCCATCCGTACCCgaagtgccctccccgacattccctcccgcctcatcatgcatcacattatggTCTAATCCTTCCACagtagccacctcttcaccatgCATCGGTCGTGATACTATGGTTACGTACActcccatttcaaagttctcctccaatgccttacGTGAGTACAAGGCCCAAGCGTTGTTCgttctcaaatcgaacaacgtatggacaatgagcgAGCTGTTTGGTACAGGCCGTGGCCTAACACCCTCTAGGATAACATTGTAGGACTGCTGGTCTAGacacaaaaggctcataacatgtgtttgtaagccttttagatcaattggtagctcaaccgtactctctacgtgctggcagttctgaatggaCACGAGTCTCCTATGCAAAAcagcgggacgttctccataataaatatggatagtcatagtgtctctgctaaacaaacataAATGACCAAATAACTAATTAGATGTATGTTACATACATACTCTATTTTAGCTAATGCATTAGcacggaataaatactatacttgctgtaattcctttttttattctaagtattacagttaatgttgcactatagttgcttctgttacgagataatagaatatacaaatagtatacctactctattttaccaacttaatatcgtttatctaaatgatttgaacgatctacttgctctaattacattttgtaatctaaatattacgattaatattacactatagttgcttttgttgtgcgatcataaaatatgcaaatattgtacctACTCTGTTTTTCCAACTTAATATTACTTATCCAATGTATTCGAGCAGAATAAATACTATATtcgctctaattacattttttattctaagtattacagttaatgttacactatagttgcttctgttgcgagataatagaatatacaaatagtatacctactctactttaccaacttaatatcgTTTATCCAATTTATTCGAACTGTccacttgctctaattacattttctaatctaaatattacgattactattacactatagtACCATCTATTATTACAAGATCATAGAATATGCAAATCTtacacctactctattttagtaacttaatatctacatgctataactatattttctaatctaaatataagtacatacataatctatgattcaaataaatataagtaCTTACTACTAAGGAAGGCTGTCCTGCTGCACCGTAGCTCTTCGGGCTCGACTGCTCACACTAATTTGTTGCTctgctcttctctcctctctctcctctcctctcctctccctgctctcctccttgctctcctccttgctcttctcTGCTCGCTGATGCCTCCTTACTCTCTCCATTTAAAGCCTCATCGAGGAGACAACAACACATGGGTGAGCACATGCGCCATGCAGTTGGCTGGAGCCGGCCAAAAAAAGTGGGCACAAAAGgacaaaagcaaaaagaaaataaaagagaaaagtaAAAAGAACGACGTGACTTGACGTGACAAAAGGGTATTTCGGCAcggtattcggcacaccgtgtgccgaaatacgccttttggttgtattcggcacacggtgtgccgaaaatgcctttttcggtacaccgtgtaccgaaaaatcgttttcggcacaccgtatacCGAATACATgtgttaaaattgtaaatacgaaaaatagttATCCATTTAAACAGATACTGTCACGTATGTTGTACAAAATCGAATTTTTGCCTCTCTCCCAAGTTGCGGCGGACCTGGAATTTAACCACCTCGGCACATCGGCGTTCGTCGCTCAAAATCTAAACCCTAGCTCCAACGCCAACTagacggccgcggcggcggcagaaGAGGGGATCGCGGGAGATGCCTCCGGCGTCTGTGGTTGCATCGGCCGTGGAGAAGCTGCAGCTCGCGGCGCAGGACGCGGCCAGCTCCTCGTCGCGCTCGGCCGCCGCCTTCTCCGAGCATGCGCAGCAAGCCCTCGTGCCCAGGGCCGCTGGGTAAGCCGTCTCCACTGACACCTACTTCCACCTCCTCTGGTTCGCTGCTGCCTCGGACCTCCCACTTACGCTCGCTCGGTAGTATGCTCTGATTCGGTGCGGCCGTGCGGAATTTGCAATGTGTTGCTCCGAATCACCAATTGCTATAGAATTGTACCTCTAATCTGATTACCTTACATATTGAAATCCGTTTACTTTCATGGATGTGACGAGAAAAGGCCGATCCGTGTAGATCGCTTGATACTCGATAGGTTGTGAACTTTATAACTTAATATTTCCGAAGGTTTAAACAAATTATATGTAGGTCGACTGGTGAATAATTAGTATGTTTTATCCCCAGACCATTCATGTAACCGTATTACCAAAAGAGAACCATAGGAAAATCCCTTACTTCTGAAGCTTACAGCTACTGTCAAGTTAAGTTGAAACTAGTAGCTTAATGATTAAAGTTTACTAGGTTTAAGATCTCCAAATTACTACCCTGTTGTGATTTCAGTGGAGATAAGTTGAAAGTGGTAGCCAGGTGTAGCAAAGTTTATGATGGTTAAATCTTGAGATTATCTCGTCAGTGTTCAACTCGGCCCGCAATTTTAGCTGATGCACACAATGGTTTATCCCCTAACTGCAAATGTATGACAAAATGTTCATAGAATATGCCACAAGTGTTCCTCTACAGCTATCACTGCCAGCAAAGCCAAAGATCCTGACAAGAGTAGTTAGAGTGATGTGATATtcatattgtatatatatatgtgtcgGAACTCAGGTGTAAATTGTGTTTTGGTGCAACGAAAAAATAAACACTTTGGTGAAATGTATGGGTGCAAATTGGTGAACCTAATGGTACCCATTGACACTCTTCTGTTGAACCAATAACACTAATTTTCTGAAAGCTTGCTCAACTTGAGAAAACTAGTGTTATTGGTTGAACTAAAGAGGGTCGGTTGGTACCCTTAGGTTCACCAATTTGCACCCCTAGTGAAAATGTGTATGGCACAACAAAAAATAattgtcttttgtttttgttactgTAAAATGCAGCTACCCCGAAGAAAGCAACAATACagtgtcgtttaggttaaactTTTGCTGTATTTTAAGCCTGTCATCAAAAGTTCCTGCCAGTATGGTTCACCTAATGTTATGATTTGTACTGCATTGCAGCCAGGTTGTTTCTCTATCGACTTGTACGAAGGTCAGCGCAATTAGCTTTGCAGTTGGTGTCGTGGTGGGCTTCACACTCAAGAAAAGGCTACGCCGATGGGCTGCTAGACTGCTGAAGAGAATTAAGGACGATGACTAGTGCAATCTTTTTGCAGTATGTTTAGAGTTTGTTCAGAAATCAGAACTATCTGTAGCTCAGTGCCTTCCCAAGCTTGACTCTTTGAATGCTTCCGTAAATTTGCTGTGAACATAAGCTTACAGTTTCATCCGCATTACGACATTGTGGCATGTGGCAACGTTGATTCGATATTGATATTGCTAATAGCAATGCGAATGCAGCATGCTGCGCAACTATTCTCTGTGGTGTCCTTTGCCGTGAATCTTTGTCCCCTGTTATTATTTTCCGTACATGACTAAGCTTGATGCTCTACACGATTTAACTAAAAGTAGTATCCGATCCATACTTTAGTGTTGCAGCTATAtcaatagtaatgttattggtCAGTTCCTGCCAATATCTATTGGTTCCCAGAGGATTATTGCTCGATGTTATAGGGAATTCTCCTGGTGCCTATCAGTTCCAATCGCTTTTACTTCAGCTGCTGTTGTATCCATAATTATGACTTTGTTCAGTCATACTGTTGGAGTTCAATATTGTATCCAGGGTAAATGTGAGTGGAAACGTTTTGACTTATTCTGGTCAATATAATTGAAATATGCTGCCATTTCATTCCTGCTGCTATTTACATATCGGTACAATACTTATGTTGGTCTTTCTATGTTGCACAAGGCAAGTTTGAAGAGATGTGGAAAGCTGTTCGGTTCTTTGCTGGTTGCATATTTCACAAGAAACAATGTCGGATCTTTCCATTCCTTTTCAGGCAGGAATTTGGTTACGCAAAGTaaagggtaaaaaaaaaaaaaaacaaagagtagTGAGTTTTGGATGGTTCAAAAATGGCTAATGATGTTGACATGCAAATTGCTACTGTGCCATGCAGGCCAAATCTTTTTAGTAAAATGCACCAGCAATCCCTAAACTTGTACCGCAGTGTCGCATATGTCCATAAACTGAGAAAATAGAAAGTGCAGATATGAGTATGTAATCTTTTTAAGTAGTTCAAGCCAGGTCCATGACTCGAACAACTTGCTGGAGGAGTGCTGCAAGCGCGTAGCTGAAAACTCGATGACCGCTGCCGCTCATATCCGATTTTTTGAAGGGGAACTAGTTCTAGGCGCATCATGTAAGAACTGCAAGCATTAACGTGTGCCTTCCATCAGCAATTGTGGAGTTCCTTCTTAAATTTTTGTACCTTTGAACGCATATGGATATATATACCCGGCTAGCTAGCTAGTTTGTAGAATGCTTCGTCACAAATTCACAATGGAATGATTGATTGGTTCTTTTGGAACAGATGTGAAATGTGTGCAGCGATAAAGAAGAAGAGTAGAGGGTTGGGATTGTCGTCGTGTTCAGGTCTTGTTGGTGCTTTGCTCGCTCTGCTGCTGTGCAGAATGTCTTTTCCGACGTTGAAccacggttcacaaatgcgacggtaaccgtctaaaaatcgcggttaccgacttTCTCGGTCCgatccggtttcagaaaccgagcggtaaccgaatttgaattcaaaaagttcaaaaaaaaaactagacacaattctaagaccttttgtgaatttatttttaaaaaataatatcgtttgcatcatattctaaaGGGAAGAAGtttaaaaaattgaagcgtgcggctcagttattaacctatgttaagaaaaagtataatatacaaacacatatttttcttgtgtaaaacatattttaagagaatctttaaaattgatttcactttatttagagttttattaatttctctatgatttttacaaagttcacaagcataaagtgaatatgttaagaaacagtactgtaattaacttttttatgtctactattattttttctatgtaaatcatagtataaataagctaatgaaagtagtttcactaatttttgaggtgtgatgggtcagttatgaattaatctagtcgcaacatatttacacaatcatgcatgttacaataactaattcatgagttcatgtatttataaaagatataggatcatgtaagaagactaacaaaattagtttcatgatttttggattagcaaagagtaaactatgcatttaacttggtttaacaaatacaatttctcacagaaaattttgaactttttatgagtataaatacctttatcatgtagatcatgtcacaaggaaaccaacaaaatttgtttcacttgatttgaagctcagataaattagttattaattttacaagattgagataatttttggattttttgttttACTTCACTGAAAACCGAGAAAACCGCacgataaatcaagaaaatcgaGCAGTTACcgacaaaaccgagcggttaccgacagtgcgaaaaattcgagaaaatcgctcgataaatcgcaaaaaccgctcggtaaccggtccaaaccgaccagttaccgaacggctaaaatcgcaatttttttttcaaatttcaaattttatcaaatgaattttttctgaatttttttaaatttttaaccgATAACCACGGTTATCGTGAATTTTCAATTACCGCTGTGCTCCGGTCGATAACCTTAACCCTCGTCTTTCCGCGCTTGCATAACTTCGCAATTAACGCTTGCGTACAGATTGGCGATCAACTCTGTATATACAGTAGTGTGAAGAGTCCAGCACTCCAGCTCAGGTATTGCGTCGTAGCAGGTTCAGTGGCTCGCATCACAAAGTCGATCCACGTTTGTGAGACAGCAAGGAAGGGGCCAAATGAATGGACCGAGGAAGCGTGGGCCCACCTGTCATGCAATGGCGTGACTGCGTGAGGAGCCTTGCTTCTGATCGCTAAAGCTAATCTACCTAGCTGTCGATGGTGTTTCTCGACGACTGGCGCCGACTCGTCCTCCGGAGCTGGAACCCTTCTTTGATGCTCTGGCTGCCTATATATACGGTACCTTCTGAGGTCAAGAACTGCATGCGCCAACCTAAGCTAAGCACGCAGCCACGTCCGGTTTGAGGATGGGCAGGACCTGGCAGGAAGAGGAGGCCGATGGCAGTGCTGAGCTTCGAATTCGTCTGGGCGGCCTAGTCGGGCTCGCCACCGCCTCCATGGCCATCACCTTGGCCGTGCGCGAGCCGCCGCCGGGGGTCCACAAGAACGCCTACTTGCTCGCCATCACAGGGCCATTCTTTGCCGGGGTGGCAGAGGTCATGGCCGCCGTCTGGGTCTCGAACAACCCCCGCGCCGCGGGGAGGAAGCTCATGTACGCCTCCGTCGGACcactcgccgtcgtcgtcggtCTCTCGGCGGCTTCACTTATGCTCTGGTAAGTTTGTGGCTCATCGTCCACTGCACGCCTCCGTCGGTCCACTTGTCATCACCGTCGGTGGCCTCTCGGAGCCTTCGCTGAGCCGAGAGGTTCAATCTATGTCTGTGTGTGTTGTCAGCTGCGTGGGTCAAGTCAATAAGCAGCATGCATGATGCGTGTGGCGTCGTTTCCTGTTTCTGGCTTGTCATGTTGTTCACTTGGTTTGGTGTGGCGTATCAGAGTTATTTGACTTGGGGGGTTTGTATAAGGTCGTTTTGTACTCCAGTGTAAAACCTACACCATGTTGCTCTATGCTAAATCTATTCGTCGCGTTGCTGATGTGAATCACATATTCTGTTTTTCCCTTCGTGCTGCTGATCATCACGTTCTCCAAGGCTATGGCCGTTTAATAGTCCTGAGTTATGttggggaagaagaaagaaatgagATGAATGAGAAAGACGAGGAAGAATATCAACCCCTTCCATGATTTGACGTGTCCACCGTGGAAGTCAAATAGAGAATCTtcaattatttctttttttccttagcAAAAATATTCAATTATTTCTTTTTTCGCTCTTGAACAATGCATAAGGTTGTCAATACTGTATTGCGAAGCTAGCTCTAAGCCTCTCTAATTACTAAACGAAAACGAAAACATTGCCTCCAAATAAAGGAGAGGCAAAaaaaccacaaaaaaaaaacacagcaaAAGGAAAAAACTGTTTGCAGTTTGGGCCATGCACTTGGGTTGGCTTGTGAGGTTCCTGATCTCTTGGCCCTCCTCATCCTCTCACCTCACTCCCGCTCTCCCATCGGTCGCCGCCCTCTCCCTTTCCAGTTTGCACTCCTCGTCGCGCCTCACGCTCGTCGTGGTGTGGCGACGAACCGAGGGGAGACAACATCTGTGAGGCGGGGAGGAGCGAACTAACGGCTTCCCCTCAATCCTCCTTCCCTGTTCCGAGCTTCAGGCGTGGAGGCCGCGGCGGAGCGGCATCATCTGGTGTCCAGATCCAGGAGAAAGGAATGATCGCAGTTCatgcggagagagagagagagagagagagagagagagagagagagagaggataaggGAGTGGATGGAATAGACAGATGTGGGTTGCATCATGCGGCTGGAGCTGCGAGAGGGCGGGAGAGCCAACGCTTGCATGTCTAGAAAGTAGTTTTTACCTTCGTGTAAAACAAGTGATGAAAAGTCATGCGTTGTGTTGAATCCGACCCGGTGGACTGGTGTGAGATCAGGAGACACTGAGAACAGGAACATAGAAGGAAAGCCAAGTGTAGACAGGCGAGCGGGCacaagatgagagagagagagagagagagagagagatagatatatatatatagagagagagagagaggtctgCCCTAGTTAGCAagatgtgaagaagaaggaagctTCGCGACACGTTTGACCCTGCACCGGGAACTCGATGCGCTCTTTTGGGTAGACATCGCAGAATTGTTCGCTTCACACCGAATACAAACTGAGTTGAATGTGGGTCACTATCGCTATAGACAATCGACACGGATGCTTTTTGATTCATGGCCACCATCTTCCACTTATATATAGGCATGAGAGTGGGGCTTCCTCTCTCATTGTCAAAGCCTACTGCCTCCATGTCCATCGTCTTGGCCATGTGCGAGCTGCCACTAGGGCTCAATAAGAACATCTACTTCCTCTCCTTCTCGGTCATCTTCTTTACCGGGGTGGTAGGGGTCATGGTCACCGTGCCACGGGGAGGAAACTCGCCTATGCCTCAATCGCTCCGCTTGCCATTGCTATTAGCCTCTCGGTGGCTTTGCAGCTCTATGATCACGTTGCCCTTTGGTTACCGAGACACTAGCGTCTTTGGCAGCCTTCACTAGTTGAATTCTTCGGTGCATGGATCTGCACCATCGTCAGGTGCATGTGGTTCAATGAGCAGCATATGTTGTCTCCTATTTCTGGTTTAGTTGGGTGTATGCATCTGTTATTTCGATCCATGAATTGTTTGAAATCGATCGAGTACTCCAGTGTACCACATATGTCATGTTCCAATAAGGTCGCCGAGATGATATGCAGTTTGGTAGTgttttatgaattttcaaagatGTGGTGGGAGTAGTCAATGAAAAATCtccaaatatttatttatttatttatttatttcggTCACAATAATTTTCTCATCAATGATTTAAACCACAGGGGTTGAGATTGTGCCGAAGGAATAGTTCTTAGTGCAGAACGAAGATGAGAATGAATGCAAGGCAGCAAAACAGAGCAAAAAGGTACATAATGAAACTAGTTTGCCCTGCGCGACGGTTTGCATAAGGCAATGTCGCATGCATGCTTTGGTCCACCATGACTGTCAAACATAGTTGGCACACATGGTGCCCTAGACCGGCCCTGGTGCTCCCCCCAAGTACGCAGGCCAGATTCTCTTGCACGCACACACCAACATCACATCGGCAAGCACAACTATGCAACGCAAATTTGTTTACTAGTGAGCAAAGCTAGCCAGAGGATCAACATTCATCATGTGGTGTTCCTGCTGTGCCACCACTCCCCCTCTAGCAATCGAGCTTATACGTCGTGTAATTCTCAACGTCAACTAATGAACGGATGTATAACTTTCAATTTGGGAAATCCTAAACCTAAAGAGTGTCCCAACACTCGTTTCCCCCCGCTTATGGCAAAGATCTCCAACAAGGATTTAGGGTTCAGGATTGGGGGCTTCGGGTTCCGATGGGGCTCTCTAATCGCCAGGCTTAGAGGGGAggtggcagtggtggtggccACAAGGGTTAGACAGTGAGGGCGTTGCCATCCATGGGAGGAGGATGGTCGTTGGTTATGCGGTGCCAAGGCGAGGGCTTCACGCCTCGGGGGCTTAGTGCGACAGTGGAAGGCAGCGGTGAATCCGACAACGGGGAGCCATTGGAGATGATGAAGGTGGGTAGGGTGGGGACAGGGACGCAATGAAGAAGTCAAAAAatgagatgatgatggttgGGGAGGGCGGTTGTCAGCATCGAAGCCAATGTCGACGAGTGGCGGAGAGGAGGCACTGCCGGATGTGGAGGTGGTGTGGGTGACACGATGGTTGGGATGACGTTGGAGAAGAAGAGTAACATCCTAGTTTCAGCATATTGATTAATTGCAAATTTCGCTGTAAATTAaaattttttgtgattaattaagcCAACTAAAATTAGGGGGAAATACATATTCAAATGTATTACTTTGGCtaaatattccaaaatgcactaccaTAAATTCTAAAATCCTCCATGCATTAATTGAGTCATCTACATTTGGTTTATGATTTTATAGTTTCTTGAgtgagatttgaaattgaatg
This region includes:
- the LOC133896373 gene encoding uncharacterized protein LOC133896373 codes for the protein MPPASVVASAVEKLQLAAQDAASSSSRSAAAFSEHAQQALVPRAAGQVVSLSTCTKVSAISFAVGVVVGFTLKKRLRRWAARLLKRIKDDD
- the LOC133909800 gene encoding uncharacterized protein LOC133909800, producing MGRTWQEEEADGSAELRIRLGGLVGLATASMAITLAVREPPPGVHKNAYLLAITGPFFAGVAEVMAAVWVSNNPRAAGRKLMYASVGPLAVVVGLSAASLMLW